From Catharus ustulatus isolate bCatUst1 chromosome 6, bCatUst1.pri.v2, whole genome shotgun sequence, a single genomic window includes:
- the FTH1 gene encoding ferritin heavy chain — protein MAAPPSQVRQNYHQDCEAAVNRQINLELYASYVYLSMSYYFDRDDVALKNFAKYFLHQSHEEREHAEKLMKLQNQRGGRIFLQDIKKPDRDDWENGLTAMECALHLEKNVNQSLLELHKLATEKNDPHLCDFIETHYLDEQVKAIKELGDHVTNLRKMGAPKYGMAEYLFDKHTLGDSDS, from the exons ATGGCAGCGCCCCCCTCTCAAGTGCGCCAGAACTACCACCAGGACTGCGAGGCCGCCGTCAACCGCCAGATCAACCTGGAGCTCTACGCGTCCTACGTGTACCTCAGCATG tcctaCTATTTTGACCGGGATGATGTGGCCCTGAAAAACTTTGCCAAGTACTTCCTGCATCAGTCCCACGAGGAGCGGGAGCACGCTGAGAAGCTGATGAAGCTGCAGAACCAGAGGGGCGGGCGCATCTTCCTGCAGGACATCAAG AAGCCAGACCGTGATGACTGGGAGAATGGCCTGACTGCCATGGAGTGTGCCCTGCACCTGGAGAAAAACGTGAACCAGTCACTGCTAGAGCTGCACAAATTGGCAACCGAAAAGAATGACCCACAC CTGTGTGACTTCATTGAGACCCATTACCTGGATGAGCAGGTGAAAGCCATCAAGGAGCTGGGCGACCACGTGACCAACCTGCGGAAGATGGGGGCTCCCAAGTACGGCATGGCGGAGTATCTGTTCGACAAGCACACCCTCGGCGACTCTGACAGCTGA
- the LOC116997296 gene encoding bestrophin-1-like: MTVTYTNRVADARLGTFSQLLLQWKGSIYKLLYSEFLIFISLYFTISLVYRLILSESQRLMFEKLALYCNSYAELIPVSFVLGFYVALVVSRWWAQYESIPWPDRIMNLVSCNVDGEDEYGRLLRRTLMRYSNLVSVLILRSVSTAVYKRFPSMEHVVRAGLMTPEEHKKFESLNSPHNKFWIPCVWFSNLAVKARNDGRIRDSVLLQGILNELNTLRSQCGKLYGYDWISIPLVYTQVVTVAVYSFFLACLIGRQFLDPEKAYPGHELDLFVPVFTFLQFFFYAGWLKVAEQLINPFGEDDDDFEANWLIDRNLQVSLMAVDEMHQDLPILEKDLYWNEPDPQPPYTAATAEYKRPSFLGSTFDISMQKEEMEFQPLEQIKENEEANHSTPLLGHLGRLLGVQSPNFSRSSSRMNLLRRRGDPASPFSHYTYQDMGKAGSPCGINQPRGDSQEQWDSEEGKLREFDAFMSTPFYERPGFYSAPQTPISSIPMIFPSRRQGRKKPPALSSIAACSTSLRDVIVNASPSRASDVDKSQSSLGSAAKETFVWPTERSKGPESMAVTVEEGKSSSREAAATGSPGAQSTASNSPKFPFLPEPPEHEKQGNFRSLKSSKASRPPWLNLESTASATPSSEHSTALPTPSNKTPGGGAAFCFSFTPVTSPVLERSRKGNLGPEARSLSLEDAASAPDQHPEVSRNMRDTGNGNPNPPAPKETRRAESPSPNDSGISLAEGDYVGLMEVILETSESPGEEQMDQYS; encoded by the exons atGACAGTGACCTACACCAACCGCGTGGCTGATGCCCGCCTGGGCaccttctcccagctcctgctccagtggAAAGGCAGCATCTACAAACTGCTCTACTCCGAgttcctcatcttcatctcGCTCTACTTCACCATCAGCCTTGTCTACAG GCTGATCCTGAGCGAGAGCCAAAGGCTGATGTTTGAGAAGTTGGCGTTGTACTGCAACAGCTACGCTGAGCTAATCCCTGTGTCCTTCGTGCTGG GTTTCTATGTGGCCCTGGTGGTGTCCCGCTGGTGGGCCCAGTACGAGAGCATCCCATGGCCAGACCGGATCATGAACCTGGTGTCCTGCAACGTGGATGGGGAGGACGAGTACGGGAGGCTCCTGCGCCGCACCCTGATGCGCTACAGCAACCTGGTCAGCGTGTTGATCCTGCGCTCCGTCAGCACCGCCGTCTACAAGCGCTTCCCCAGCATGGAGCACGTCGTGAGGGCAG GCCTCATGACACCAGAAGAGCACAAGAAGTTTGAGAGCTTGAATTCCCCCCACAACAAGTTCTGGATCCCGTGTGTGTGGTTCTCCAACCTGGCTGTGAAGGCGAGGAATGACGGGAGGATCCGAGACAGCGTGCTGCTCCAAGGCATCCTGAAT GAGCTCAACACCTTGCGCAGCCAGTGCGGGAAACTCTATGGATATGACTGGATCAGCATCCCTCTGGTCTACACCCAG GTGGTGACCGTGGCTGTTTACAGCTTCTTCCTGGCCTGCCTGATCGGGAGGCAATTCCTGGATCCAGAGAAAGCATATCCTGGCCATGAGCTGGATCTCTTTGTGCCCGTCTTCACATTTCTGCAATTCTTCTTCTATGCTGGCTGGTTAAAG GTGGCCGAGCAGCTCATCAACCCTTTTGGGGAGGACGATGACGACTTTGAGGCCAACTGGCTCATTGACAGGAACCTGCAG GTCTCTCTCATGGCTGTGGATGAGATGCACCAGGATTTACCCATTCTGGAGAAGGACCTGTACTGGAATGAGCCCGATCCCCAGCCACCCTACACCGCAGCCACCGCCGAGTACAAGCGCCCGTCCTTCCTGGGCTCCACTTTTGACATCAG catgcagaaggaagagatggagttccagcccctggagcagatTAAAGAGAACGAGGAAGCCAACCATTCCACTCccctgctgggacacctgggCCGCCTCCTGGGGGTCCAGTCCCCGAACTTCTCCAGGTCCTCTTCCCGGATGAACCTGCTGCGCCGGCGAGGAGATCCCGCGTCGCCCTTCTCCCATTATACCTACCAGGACATGGGGAAGGCTGGAAGCCCTTGTGGCATCAATCAGCCAAGGGGAGACTCccaggagcagtgggacagcGAAGAGGGAAAACTACGGGAGTTTGATGCGTTCATGTCCACCCCTTTTTACGAGAGGCCTGGGTTCTACAGCGCTCCGCAGACGCCcatcagctccatccccatgATCTTCCCTTCCCGACGCCAAGGGCGCAAGAAGCCACCGGCGCTCTCCAGCATCGCTGCGTGCTCCACTTCCCTTCGGGATGTCATTGTCAACGCCTCCCCTTCCAGGGCCAGCGATGTGGACAAGAGCCAGAGCTCCCTAGGCTCTGCTGCAAAGGAAACCTTCGTTTGGCCAACAGAGCGGAGCAAAGGGCCCGAGTCCATGGCTGTGACAGTagaagaaggaaagagcagctccagggaagcTGCCGCCACGGGAAGCCCAGGAGCACAGTCCACAGCATCCAACAGCCCTAAATTCCCCTTCCTGCCAGAGCCCCCCGAGCACGAGAAGCAAGGCAACTTCAGGAGCCTGAAGAGCTCCAAAGCCTCACGCCCCCCCTGGCTAAACCTGGAGAGCACAGCCTCGGCCACTCCCAGTTCAGAACATTCCACTGCCCTTCCCACTCCCAGTAACAAAACCCCTGGAGGCGGTGCCgccttctgcttctccttcacTCCCGTCACCTCTCCAGTGCTGGAAAGGTCCCGTAAGGGCAACCTGGGCCCTGAGGCTCGCAGCCTGAGTTTGGAAGATGCAGCCAGCGCTCCAGACCAGCACCCAGAGGTTTCCAGGAACATGAGAGACACTGGGAATGGAAACCCTAACCCCCCAGCTCCCAAAGAgaccaggagagcagagagtcCATCCCCCAACGACTCTGGAATCTCCCTAGCAGAGGGTGACTACGTGGGGCTGATGGAGGTGATCCTAGAGACCAGTGAaagcccaggggaggagcagaTGGATCAGTACAGCTAA